In Eupeodes corollae chromosome 3, idEupCoro1.1, whole genome shotgun sequence, a single genomic region encodes these proteins:
- the LOC129951736 gene encoding mitochondrial-processing peptidase subunit alpha, which produces MNFGRLYQLKSSWRGISRTFTSSSPYRTSALPKDNVNIPSDKIVTNLPPLTKPLSDLPEVEYAKPSKDDNITQVTTLSNGLRVASEKRFGQFCTVGLVIDSGPRYEVAYPSGVSHFLEKLAFNSTVNFPNKDAILKELEKNGGICDCQSSRDTLIYAASIDSRAVESVTRLLADVTLRPKLEEEEVSIARRTIQFDLETLGMRPEQETILMDMIHAAAYRENTLGLPKLCPSKNLELIDRNVILNYLKYHHAPERMVIAGVGVDHDELVRNVEKFFVTQPAIWDTEKITGYGADSVDKSISQYTGGLRKEECDIPIYAAAGLPELSHIVIGLEGCSHQDKDFVPMCVLNILMGGGGSFSAGGPGKGMYSRLYTNVLNRYHWMFSATAYNHAYSDSGIFCIHASAPPNNVREMVEVVTRELVNMQSEPGKEELSRAKIQLQSMLLMNLESRPVVFEDVGRQVLATGHRKRPEHFITEIEKVTAEDIQRVAQRLLATPPSMAARGDISKLPDLKDVQSALSNGGKFASNRRLSLFK; this is translated from the exons ATGAATTTCGGAAGATTGTATCAGCTCAAAAGCTCTTGGCGGGG AATTTCCAGAACCTTTACCTCATCGTCTCCATACCGCACATCTGCCCTACCAAAGGACAATGTTAACATACCATCTGATAAGATCGTGACGAACTTGCCACCACTCACTAAACCGCTGTCCGACTTACCAGAAGTCGAATATGCCAAGCCGAGCAAGGACGACAACATAACTCAGGTGACAACTCTATCAAATGGTCTGAGAGTCGCTTCCGAGAAGCGCTTCGGTCAGTTCTGCACCGTGGGATTGGTGATAGATTCAGGGCCACGTTATGAAGTCGCCTACCCCAGTGGGGTGTCACACTTTCTCGAGAAATTAGCTTTcaat TCCACAGTCAACTTCCCCAATAAAGATGCCATCTTGAAGGAACTTGAGAAAAATGGAGGAATCTGCGATTGCCAGAGCTCGCGGGATACTCTCATCTATGCTGCTAGTATCGATAGTCGTGCCGTAGAGTCGGTCACTAGGCTTCTAGCCGATGTGACTCTACGTCCCAAGCTCGAAGAGGAAGAAGTGTCTATAGCTCGACGAACCATTCAGTTTGATTTGGAGACACTTGGCATGCGTCCCGAACAGGAAACCATTCTTATGGACATGATACATGCAGCCGCCTACAGGGAGAACACTCTGGGTCTTCCAAAACTCTGTCCCTCGAAAAACTTGGAACTGATTGATAGGAATGTGATCTTAAACTACCTCAAGTATCATCATGCTCCTGAGAGAATGGTCATCGCAGGAGTTGGG GTGGATCACGATGAACTGGTGAGGAACgttgaaaagttctttgtgaCTCAGCCGGCCATTTGGGACACAGAGAAGATCACTGGCTACGGAGCTGACTCCGTTGATAAATCCATTTCACAGTACACTGGTGGattaagaaaagaagaatgtGATATTCCCATCTACGCTGCAGCAGGCCTGCCTGAATTGTCTCACATTGTCATCGGCTTGGAGGGATGCTCACATCAGGACAAAGATTTTGTGCCCATGTGTGTTCTTAATATCCTGATGGGAGGAGGTGGTTCATTTTCCGCTGGCGGCCCAGGCAAAGGAATGTACTCCCGACTCTACACAAACGTCCTCAATCGTTATCACTGGATGTTTAGTGCCACCGCCTACAACCACGCCTACAGTGATTCCggaatattttgtatacacGCCAGTGCTCCACCAAACAACGTTCGCGAAATGGTTGAAGTTGTTACCCGCGAGTTGGTGAACATGCAATCAGAACCTGGAAAGGAGGAACTGAGTCGAGCGAAAATTCAACTGCAATCTATGTTGCTGATGAATCTTGAATCCAGACCTGTTGTCTTTGAAGATGTTGGCAGACAAGTTTTGGCCACTGGACACCGGAAACGACCAGAACATTTTATAACTGAAATTG aaaaagtGACCGCAGAAGATATTCAACGTGTTGCTCAGAGACTTTTAGCGACTCCACCATCGATGGCGGCACGAGGAGATATTTCCAAATTACCCGATCTTAAAGACGTTCAGAGTGCGCTGAGTAATGGCGGCAAGTTTGCCTCCAATCGGCGGCTTTCTTTGTTTAAGTGA
- the LOC129949913 gene encoding ribonuclease 3, translating to MSYPTPNSHQPAIPPPPGTYPDTPTPTPYVPTGPQTTYTPAPVYPVPVGTPSPIYPAANMSTTFNPAVPPPPIANTVHRYYAAPPLPPYDPPAPVLPHKSAGPYMHYTPPPPPASTPYATYPPQPPPPGMPVPDYPSKPPPPPPVTSHSRTWYAPRHNLTYRNPAIRPSTQPPPASHEHRPTYRPRKPFYPSSSSYRAPSTRPPMDRGSSYEGRSSSSSSYSSHHQSEKAPRKQETERDRLLKNWRSYFCETSEEIAKKLAELEENEEKDVWIRSSPADIYYRRTNNGNEVEGTPRLEALCNLFEEELVQRAQKAKAKMEPYVPPPRKHRRRLCKHKSEVCSSSSDSSDDEFQVEQDCCMEELSRKVQHPYRLHPDLWHNDPGEMNDGPLCRCSAKSRRIGIRHGIYPGEVGIPKCIPNLNNANKLYHYRITVSPPTNFLTKTPTIIKHDEHEFLFEGFSLFSHSPIDELPTCKVIRFNIEYTILYIAEKIPENFTIQELELFSKYLFRELLELVDFSLLPSVNAESSCPAFHFLPRFVRDLADNGKEVLAMSEVLKYLLDNSGPLVDPDRLSSMSDISQTDWQDYVDYIKGMVVTKPGQKPCSVRIDQLDRNVPDIPDCVDKDNENIIHPAIVHFGIRPPQLSYAGNPEYQKAWREYVKFRHLMANMSKPSYKDKRKLEDKEIRLQEMRTQGRMKRNITVAISSKGFYRTGIMCDVIQHAMLIPVLTGHLRFHQALNLLEKNIGYKFKNRYLLQLALTHPSYKENFGTNPDHARNSLTNCGIRQPEYGDRKIHYMNTRKRGINTLINIMSRFGKEYETMSNITHNERLEFLGDAVVEFLSSIHLFFMFPDLEEGGLATYRAAIVQNQHLAVLSKKLQLEEYMLYAHGSDLCHELELRHAMANCFEALMGALLLDGGISVADGVFMNALFMGDESLREIWKNLSEHPLQEQEPLGDRHCIPSYPVLQELTKFEDSIGIKFKHIRLLARAFTDRSIGFTHLTLGSNQRLEFLGDTVLQLICSEYLYRHFPEHHEGHLSLLRSSLVNNRTQAVVCDDLGMTQYAVFSNPKADMKTKDRADLLEAFLGALYVDKGLMYCEQFCHVCLFPRLQMFIMNQDWNDPKSKLQQCCLTLRTMEGGEPDIPIYKVVESIGPTNTRVYTVAVYFRSKRLATATGHTIQQAEMNAAKQALENSRELFPQLDHQKRVIAKSIKRQTGDVNSDLEDTFKQPPKKFFTDDLDESHLPKQYRLREDISSDELPDDEDDERNAESDVSSKPKKKKKKSHSPKKKHKKKRKRSSTKRTTSSCSDGSGKEDKSKAKKSRQAKPAAIDDSLSPLSEDDLGDHIALDPEPPTSANIIEITDAVKIADPERDQTATNDLNEKNPQQKPFSTLADVEDVSSSSEIESGEIST from the exons GCACTACACTCCCCCACCGCCTCCAGCGAGCACTCCCTACGCCACCTATCCCCCTCAGCCACCACCTCCAGGTATGCCTGTCCCTGACTATCCTTCAAAACCGCCTCCACCGCCTCCTGTGACAAGTCACTCTCGCACTTGGTATGCTCCACGACACAATTTGACTTACAGAAATCCAGCCATTCGTCCCTCCACCCAACCGCCTCCGGCATCCCACGAGCATAGGCCCACCTATCGTCCAAGAAAACCTTTTTACCCCTCGAGCAGCAGCTACAGAGCTCCCTCAACTCGTCCACCAATGGACCGAGGTTCTTCGTACGAAGGACGCTCCTCCTCCAGCTCAAGCTACTCCAGTCACCATCAATCGGAGAAGGCCCCCAGAAAGCAGGAAACAGAAAGGGATCGGCTTCTAAAAAACTGGCGAAGCTATTTTTGTGAAACCTCCGAAGAGATTGCCAAGAAACTGGCCGAGTTGGAGGAGAACGAAGAGAAGGACGTGTGGATTCGTTCCTCTCCAGCAGACATCTACTATCGTCGCACGAATAATGGCAACGAAGTTGAGGGCACACCCCGCCTTGAAGCTCTCTGCAATCTCTTCGAAGAAGAACTCGTTCAGAGAGCCCAAAAAGCTAAGGCCAAGATGGAACCCTATGTTCCACCGCCACGCAAGCATCGTCGTCGACTATGCAAACACAAGTCGGAGGTGTGCTCATCCTCATCAGACTCTTCAGACGATGAATTCCAAGTCGAACAAGATTGCTGCATGGAGGAGCTATCGCGAAAAGTCCAACATCCCTACCGCCTGCATCCCGATTTGTGGCACAACGATCCCGGCGAAATGAACGACGGCCCTTTGTGTCGTTGTTCGGCCAAATCGCGACGGATCGGCATCCGGCATGGAATCTACCCCGGCGAGGTGGGAATCCCCAAGTGCATACCGAATTTGAACAACGCCAACAAACTCTACCACTACCGGATAACGGTTTCGCCGCCAACCAACTTTCTCACCAAAACTCCAACCATCATAAAACATGACGAACATGAGTTCCTCTTCGAGGGGTTCTCCCTTTTTTCACATTCGCCCATTGACGAGTTGCCCACTTGCAAGGTCATCCGATTCAACATTGAGTACACAATCTTGTACATTGCGGAGAAGATTCCCGAGAACTTCACAATCCAGGAACTTGAATTGTTTT ctaAGTACCTCTTTCGTGAGCTCCTCGAGTTGGTTGACTTCAGTCTTCTTCCGAGTGTGAATGCCGAGTCGTCGTGTCCGGCTTTTCACTTCCTTCCCCGGTTTGTTAGAGATCTGGCCGACAATGGCAAAGAGGTTCTGGCCATGAGTGAGGTGCTCAAATATTTACTCGATAACTCTGGCCCTCTGGTGGATCCCGATCGCTTGTCGTCCATGTCTGACATTAGCCAGACTGACTGGCAGGACTATGTTGACTACATCAAGGGAATGGTCGTCACAAAGCCCGGACAGAAGCCGTGTTCCGTGAGAATCGATCAACTCGATAGGAACGTCCCAGACATTCCGGATTGCGTAGATAAGGACAATGAAAACATCATCCATCCGGCTATCGTCCACTTTGGCATCCGTCCACCGCAGCTCAGTTATGCCGGGAACCCTGAGTACCAGAAAGCCTGGAGGGAATATGTGAAGTTCCGTCATTTGATGGCCAACATGTCGAAGCCATCGTACAAGGACAAACGGAAGCTCGAGGATAAGGAAATACGTTTGCAGGAAATGCGTACCCAGGGCCGAATGAAGAGGAACATCACGGTTGCCATAAGCTCGAAGGGATTCTACAGAACTGGAATCATGTGCGATGTGATTCAACATGCCATGCTGATCCCCGTCCTCACAGGTCATCTGCGCTTCCATCAGGCCTTGAACCTCCTCGAAAAGAACATTGGCTACAAGTTTAAAAACAG ATATCTCCTGCAACTTGCATTGACTCATCCATCGTATAAGGAGAACTTTGGTACAAATCCGGATCATGCCAGGAACAGTCTGACCAACTGCGGCATTCGCCAGCCAGAGTACGGCGATCGAAAGATTCACTACATGAACACGCGGAAGCGAGGAATCAACACTCTGATCAACATCATGTCCAGGTTTGGAAAGGAATACGAAACCATGTCGAATATCACCCACAACGAGCGACTTGAGTTCCTTGGCGATGCCGTGGTGGAATTCCTCAGTTCCATTCACTTGTTCTTTATGTTTCCCGATCTGGAGGAGGGTGGTTTGGCAACCTATCGAGCGGCTATTGTCCAGAATCAGCATCTGGCAGTGCTGTCGAAGAAACTCCAGTTGGAAGAGTACATGCTGTATGCTCACGGTTCGGATTTGTGTCACGAGCTGGAACTGCGTCATGCAATGGCGAATTGCTTTGAGGCCCTCATGGGAGCTCTGCTGCTGGACGGTGGGATTTCCGTAGCCGACGGAGTGTTCATGAATGCCCTGTTCATGGGTGATGAGTCGTTGAGAGAGATCTGGAAGAACTTATCCGAGCACCCACTGCAGGAGCAGGAACCGCTCGGGGATCGACACTGCATACCTTCTTATCCAGTTCTACAGGAACTGACAAAGTTTGAGGATTCCATCGGCATCAAATTCAAGCACATTCGACTTCTGGCTCGGGCTTTCACCGACCGAAGTATTGGGTTTACGCATCTTACTCTCGGTTCCAATCAACGGCTTGAATTTCTTGGCGACACGGTCCTGCAATTGATTTGCTCCGAATATCTGTACCGCCATTTCCCAGAGCATCACGAAGGTCATTTGTCGCTGTTGCGTTCGTCTTTGGTCAATAACCGAACTCAGGCCGTTGTTTGCGATGATCTCGGCATGACCCAGTATGCGGTCTTCTCGAATCCCAAGGCGGATATGAAGACAAAGGATCGGGCTGATTTGCTGGAAGCATTCCTTGGGGCGTTGTACGTCGACAAAGGACTTATGTACTGCGAGCAGTTCTGCCATGTTTGTCTCTTCCCGCGGCTCCAGATGTTCATCATGAACCAGGATTGGAATGATCCCAAGTCGAAACTTCAACAATGCTGCCTCACCTTACGAACAATGGAAGGTGGCGAGCCAGACATTCCCATCTACAAAGTTGTCGAATCCATCGGTCCAACGAACACCCGTGTTTATACCGTGGCCGTGTACTTCAGGTCGAAGCGATTGGCCACAGCCACCGGTCACACCATTCAGCAGGCCGAAATGAATGCAGCCAAACAGGCACTGGAGAATTCTCGGGAGCTCTTCCCGCAACTCGATCACCAGAAGAGGGTCATTGCCAAGAGCATTAAGCGACAAACTGGGGACGTGAACTCCGACCTAGAGGACACATTCAAACAGCCTCCAAAGAAGTTTTTCACCGACGATCTGGATGAATCTCATCTGCCGAAGCAGTATCGATTGCGGGAGGACATCTCGTCGGATGAGCTTCCCGACGACGAAGATGATGAGCGCAATGCAGAATCAGACGTTAGTTCAAAGcctaagaagaagaagaaaaaatcccACTCACCAAAGAAGAAGCACAAAAAGAAGCGGAAACGCAGCAGCACGAAAAGGACGACGTCCTCTTGCAGTGATGGCAGTGGAAAGGAAGATAAATCGAAGGCTAAAAAAAGTCGACAAGCTAAACCTGCTGCTATCGACGATTCACTAAGTCCTCTGTCCGAAGATGATTTAGGAGACCATATCGCTTTGGATCCTGAACCTCCCACATCTGCGAACATCATAGAGATCACAGATGCAGTCAAGATCGCTGATCCAGAAAGAGACCAAACCGCGACTAATGATCTCAATGAGAAGAATCCCCAACAGAAGCCATTTTCAACCCTGGCTGACGTGGAGGACGTTTCTTCATCGTCGGAAATTGAATCTGGAGAAATTAGTACTTAA